DNA from Acipenser ruthenus chromosome 23, fAciRut3.2 maternal haplotype, whole genome shotgun sequence:
TGTGGATTAAGCAAATAAACATTAAGAATCGTGTGTCTAAACACAGAGCTTGCAATGTTAGCACGAGTAATCTACTAGCAACTTTCACTCAACAGTTCCATCAGGAAAATGGTTCTAGTGCAGTTGAATGTGTAGTTTTTGCAGTGCCCTGCGTTTAGATATAAACTTCCTTTGCAGTTAGTAATAGCACCTCTGTACCTCAGCTCATGAAGTGACATACCAGCAAACAGGTTTTAAAAGAGTGGGAGGGGAAGCTCCTGGTCCCTTGGGTCTCATTCAGTATATAAAAAGGAAGTTAGGGCTTGGTTTACATTACATGACATCCTCAACATTGTATTTAAAGCGACGGATCTGGCTATTGCAGAACGTTAGATGCTTCAGCCATTCTTAACATACACTGACCATACAGCGCTACAGAAAGTGCCCTTGGGTAACTTAATCGTTTCATGGTccgtttcacagaccccaattagcagtATCTTCGGCTACCTAATGTTTCATTGGGTAAGGCAGTTCAAGACTAGtcctaatcagggtctgtgaaacctgccCACGTCTTCTAGTTAATTATCTTTACTAGAGCGGTTTGCAGTTCTGGGTTGAAATACCTAGACCTGTGTGCAGGTTTGCAGCGTTTTGCTACCCCCCTcgcctttttatgatgtttattaCCACCAatattggactaccttacccTAGGCAATGAAACATTACTTGGTTCAATATTAattctaatcagggtctgtaaaatCAGCTGtacatttaatattaaaaacaggACACCTCAACTGGTGAAAAATCCTCGAGAAATATATCATTCGGAGCATCATTGCCAATTTGCTTTAAAAGCCGTGCTGTCTGCGGCATGCATTAGTTGGTATATGAAGAAGTCACAGAATCAAAAAAACGACGTACTGTCCTGGCTGATCACGGAGGACTCTATCATGGTATCGTTTCCGCTGTCCGGCAGGTGGTTGCCGTCCCGTCTCCTGCGCTCGTCGCTTTTGCTCTCCGTCCCCCTCACCGAGTGGTATGCGGAATCGGATTTGTGAGGGTCCGGTCTCTTGGGCTTCCTGGTGCTGATGCGAATGACCCCGTGGACCAGCCGGCACTCCGCATCCTCCTCGTCCAGGTTGTAGATGCTGGTGATGTCGTTGATGAGCTCCGTGATCTCGCTGGTCCTCTTGAAGAAGGCAGAGTCCGAGGTGCACTTGGCCAGCTGGTCGATCTGGTGCAAGCTGTAAAGCTCCAGCAGCTTCTGGGTGATGAGAGAGTCTATGTCAGCACCGGACCTGTTGAGTTCGTCTAGATCCTCCTCCGAGCATTCGATGGAGTAGTACTCGTCCGAGCCCCGGTTGCTGGGGTCGCCCCCCGGAAGCTTCTCCACGCTGCGTCTCCTCGATCTCAGCGAAGGTCTTGAGGACGGGACGCTCTGTTTCTGGCTGACTGAGCCATCGACGTAGACCGGGACCCCTTTAAACTTGACGTCGGCGTAGTTGAAGCTGTGGTTAAGGGGCTTCTTCGGATTCGTCTCCATGGGGATCCCGCAGGTGGGATTCGAGATCGAGACGCCGTTCTGTCGCTTGGGCTCAGAGGTCTTGACGTCGTCTGTGGAGGACTCCGAGCGGGACATGCAGGGGATGTAAAAGCTAGAGCCTGCCTTGTACTGGCTGCAGGTGACCATGCAGCAGATCAGGTCTTTGCATCGCTC
Protein-coding regions in this window:
- the LOC117413841 gene encoding keratinocyte differentiation factor 1-like → MPGNSAGTPQKASSRAQRNTLMSDVQAKGLGVSSDSDLSLEVLGDLTPELPKLSKAHKSRKAQHRDSNGKETETIGFIPGTADIPPSATTCGSCAAETWERCKDLICCMVTCSQYKAGSSFYIPCMSRSESSTDDVKTSEPKRQNGVSISNPTCGIPMETNPKKPLNHSFNYADVKFKGVPVYVDGSVSQKQSVPSSRPSLRSRRRSVEKLPGGDPSNRGSDEYYSIECSEEDLDELNRSGADIDSLITQKLLELYSLHQIDQLAKCTSDSAFFKRTSEITELINDITSIYNLDEEDAECRLVHGVIRISTRKPKRPDPHKSDSAYHSVRGTESKSDERRRRDGNHLPDSGNDTMIESSVISQDNLEVKISEETSSDKIARNMRFQSTQVSGSPTANYSSLPETETNSSGAPLLKTLLRTSVS